From the genome of Neodiprion pinetum isolate iyNeoPine1 chromosome 3, iyNeoPine1.2, whole genome shotgun sequence, one region includes:
- the ImpE3 gene encoding uncharacterized protein ImpE3 isoform X2, translating into MQVIFHAVGQLKIHAAEEEEETLLRTPSTSPHPPGQRQPLPAEVQTRNDVETSTISDNEKYFVPPERYQEEALIIAKPEGANSEKVGGGQALTPEANHEESEVVYGLPETNYELPERDQEVPEKSNGQTISRCKPGYRLVANMPKESTVDSVVRQIYNIMETSSSGYKDVAQTSPEMVSTSGTECIEAKNPAHYIPADGSSDDREKSDEDKDDARFTLLGERVDQVPNPSLVAFLRAGNATTSPSLLQLSELYDVLSKDARRQGYSKYAGYSDKVLKFLQESSGGEAGVQLRQFLEKAMAANELSRYDSMTKTKQIIAVLKDPGSRLSTDLRNKVLPMRFVF; encoded by the exons ATGCAA GTTATATTCCACGCGGTTGGTCAGCTGAAAATACACGCCGccgaagaggaggaggaaactCTGTTACGAACACCGTCGACGAGTCCGCATCCGCCCGGACAGAGACAACCCTTACCTGCAGAGGTACAAACGCGAAACGACGTCGAGACGTCGACGATATCCGACAATGAGAAGTACTTCGTGCCACCCGAGCGGTACCAGGAGGAGGCCTTGATAATCGCAAAACCGGAGGGTGCGAATTCCGAGAAGGTTGGCGGGGGCCAAGCTCTCACTCCGGAAGCGAACCACGAGGAATCGGAAGTTGTTTACGGGCTACCGGAAACCAACTACGAACTTCCGGAGAGGGATCAGGAGGTGCCGGAAAAGAGTAACGGACAAACGATCAGCAGGTGCAAACCAGGCTATCGACTCGTTGCTAACATGCCCAAAGAATCGACCGTCGACAGCGTTGTTCGGCAGATTTACAACATCATGGAAACTTCGTCGTCGGGATACAAGGACGTCGCCCAAACTTCGCCGGAAATGGTCTCAACCTCGGGGACCGAGTGCATCGAGGCCAAGAATCCGGCACATTATATTCCTGCCGATGGATCGTCCGACGATAGAGAAAAATCTGACGAAGACAAGGACGATGCGAG GTTCACGCTCCTCGGCGAGAGAGTCGACCAGGTGCCGAATCCGAGTTTGGTCGCCTTCCTGAGGGCTGGAAACGCGACCACCAGCCCGTCCCTTCTCCAGCTGAGCGAGCTTTACGACGTCCTGAGCAAGGACGCGAGGAGGCAGGGATACTCGAAGTACGCCGGATACTCGGACAAGGTCCTAAAGTTCTTGCAGGAATCCTCGGGCGGCGAAGCCGGCGTTCAGCTCAGGCAATTTCTCGAGAAAGCCATGGCGGCTAACGAGTTGTCGAGGTACGATTCTATGACCAAAACGAAGCAGATTATCGCCGTTCTGAAGGACCCGGGCAGCAGGCTGAGCACCGATCTAAGAAACAAGGTCTTGCCGATGCGCTTCGTGTTCTGA
- the ImpE3 gene encoding uncharacterized protein ImpE3 isoform X1: MRAVHCLFILLVVHGASPAIVRKGPAFATPIYSDAFLPAAMQVIFHAVGQLKIHAAEEEEETLLRTPSTSPHPPGQRQPLPAEVQTRNDVETSTISDNEKYFVPPERYQEEALIIAKPEGANSEKVGGGQALTPEANHEESEVVYGLPETNYELPERDQEVPEKSNGQTISRCKPGYRLVANMPKESTVDSVVRQIYNIMETSSSGYKDVAQTSPEMVSTSGTECIEAKNPAHYIPADGSSDDREKSDEDKDDARFTLLGERVDQVPNPSLVAFLRAGNATTSPSLLQLSELYDVLSKDARRQGYSKYAGYSDKVLKFLQESSGGEAGVQLRQFLEKAMAANELSRYDSMTKTKQIIAVLKDPGSRLSTDLRNKVLPMRFVF, encoded by the exons ATGAGAGCGGTGCACTGCCTTTTCATCCTGCTCGTCGTTCATGGG GCCTCCCCTGCGATCGTGAGGAAAGGACCGGCGTTCGCTACGCCCATTTATTCCGATGCCTTCCTGCCAGCCGCGATGCAA GTTATATTCCACGCGGTTGGTCAGCTGAAAATACACGCCGccgaagaggaggaggaaactCTGTTACGAACACCGTCGACGAGTCCGCATCCGCCCGGACAGAGACAACCCTTACCTGCAGAGGTACAAACGCGAAACGACGTCGAGACGTCGACGATATCCGACAATGAGAAGTACTTCGTGCCACCCGAGCGGTACCAGGAGGAGGCCTTGATAATCGCAAAACCGGAGGGTGCGAATTCCGAGAAGGTTGGCGGGGGCCAAGCTCTCACTCCGGAAGCGAACCACGAGGAATCGGAAGTTGTTTACGGGCTACCGGAAACCAACTACGAACTTCCGGAGAGGGATCAGGAGGTGCCGGAAAAGAGTAACGGACAAACGATCAGCAGGTGCAAACCAGGCTATCGACTCGTTGCTAACATGCCCAAAGAATCGACCGTCGACAGCGTTGTTCGGCAGATTTACAACATCATGGAAACTTCGTCGTCGGGATACAAGGACGTCGCCCAAACTTCGCCGGAAATGGTCTCAACCTCGGGGACCGAGTGCATCGAGGCCAAGAATCCGGCACATTATATTCCTGCCGATGGATCGTCCGACGATAGAGAAAAATCTGACGAAGACAAGGACGATGCGAG GTTCACGCTCCTCGGCGAGAGAGTCGACCAGGTGCCGAATCCGAGTTTGGTCGCCTTCCTGAGGGCTGGAAACGCGACCACCAGCCCGTCCCTTCTCCAGCTGAGCGAGCTTTACGACGTCCTGAGCAAGGACGCGAGGAGGCAGGGATACTCGAAGTACGCCGGATACTCGGACAAGGTCCTAAAGTTCTTGCAGGAATCCTCGGGCGGCGAAGCCGGCGTTCAGCTCAGGCAATTTCTCGAGAAAGCCATGGCGGCTAACGAGTTGTCGAGGTACGATTCTATGACCAAAACGAAGCAGATTATCGCCGTTCTGAAGGACCCGGGCAGCAGGCTGAGCACCGATCTAAGAAACAAGGTCTTGCCGATGCGCTTCGTGTTCTGA
- the LOC124214150 gene encoding uncharacterized protein, producing MKILNGYCVLCIFLIEVQGKPQITKLFPVKELAAFHERTSDIKPLDKLLAKLQAGYNFVFNRAEDTSNVEKILSNDEPNPDVEALKLIWANVISPLPTASSGNKESDFTLGRSFDTESKKENEISKGSAAPETVKKSETDDWLDGIEAPKTVDGLELQENSDDDSVVETTTPTTLQLPAALGRHLLEWLGSLLNLTYGAYTRVAQAVKP from the exons ATGAAGATTTTAAACGGATACTGTGTTCTCTGC atttttctaaTAGAAGTGCAGGGTAAACCGCAAATAACGAAGCTATTCCCGGTTAAAGAATTGGCAGCGTTTCACGAGAGAACAAGCGACATAAAACCGCTCGACAAATTGCTTGCCAAGTTACAAGCTGGTTATAATTTCGTTTTCAACCGAGCCGAGGACACGAGTaacgttgagaaaattttgtcaaacgACGAGCCGAACCCAGACGTCGAAGCGTTGAAATTGATCTGGGCGAACGTGATCAGCCCTCTGCCAACCGCTTCGAGTGGCAATAAGGAATCCGATTTCACCTTAGGGCGGTCCTTCGATACGGAAAGCAagaaggaaaatgaaatatcgaaaggATCTGCCGCCCCggaaactgtgaaaaaatcgGAGACTGACGACTGGCTCGACGGAATCGAGGCGCCGAAAACCGTCGACGGATTAGAACTACAGGAGAATTCGGACGACGATAGCGTCGTCGAAACAACGACGCCGACTACTCTCCAATTGCCCGCGGCTCTTGGACGACATTTGTTGGAATGGCTCGGGAGTCTCCTCAACTTAACTTACGGAGCTTACACCAGGGTGGCTCAGGCCGTAAAGCCGTAG